In Dyadobacter sp. NIV53, a single window of DNA contains:
- a CDS encoding zinc-binding alcohol dehydrogenase family protein encodes MKAVGLHKYLPIEDPESLLDLEIGKPVATGRDLLVNVKAIGVNPVDYKVRSPKDKIEGVPKILGWDVAGIVEEVGKDVSLFKAGDEVYYSGTMTRQGGNSEFHLVDERLVGKKPGSLSFAEAAALPLTTITAYEGLFTRLGISRNAEQNSDRSILIIGGAGGVGSIAIQLAKLAGLKVIATASRPESARWIKELGADNIVDHSKDIAEQLREFGTDEVDYIFNVNNTLQYWKVMSEVIAPQGKICMIVEAAGDLNFNLFKNKSVTISWELMFTRSTYQTTDMIEQHNLLNEVSGLVDSGKIKTTLGDTLSPINAENLRIAHARLESGSAIGKIVLKNF; translated from the coding sequence ATGAAAGCGGTAGGATTACATAAATACCTGCCCATAGAAGATCCCGAAAGTTTACTGGACCTGGAAATTGGCAAACCGGTGGCAACAGGAAGAGACTTGCTTGTAAATGTAAAAGCAATTGGTGTAAATCCGGTTGATTATAAAGTTCGTTCTCCAAAAGATAAGATCGAAGGAGTTCCAAAAATTTTGGGATGGGATGTAGCCGGGATTGTAGAAGAGGTGGGAAAAGATGTCTCATTATTCAAAGCGGGTGATGAAGTATATTATTCCGGAACAATGACCAGGCAGGGAGGAAACAGTGAATTTCACTTAGTAGATGAGCGCCTGGTTGGAAAAAAACCGGGTTCTCTTAGTTTTGCAGAGGCAGCAGCCTTGCCACTTACAACCATCACTGCTTACGAAGGGTTATTTACCAGGTTAGGGATCAGCCGAAATGCTGAGCAAAATAGTGATAGAAGTATTTTGATTATTGGTGGTGCCGGTGGTGTTGGATCAATTGCTATACAACTTGCTAAACTTGCAGGATTAAAAGTGATTGCTACGGCTTCCCGCCCCGAATCTGCAAGGTGGATAAAAGAATTGGGAGCGGATAATATTGTGGATCATTCTAAAGACATTGCGGAACAATTAAGAGAATTTGGTACCGATGAGGTGGATTACATATTTAACGTTAATAACACTTTACAATATTGGAAAGTAATGTCCGAAGTGATTGCACCACAGGGAAAAATATGTATGATCGTTGAGGCCGCTGGTGATTTGAATTTTAATTTATTCAAAAATAAAAGTGTCACCATCTCCTGGGAGCTTATGTTCACAAGGTCCACTTACCAGACTACGGACATGATTGAACAGCATAATCTCTTAAATGAAGTATCCGGTCTGGTAGATAGCGGTAAGATTAAAACTACTCTTGGAGATACACTTTCTCCCATAAATGCGGAAAACCTGAGAATAGCACACGCCAGATTAGAGTCTGGCTCTGCAATAGGAAAAATAGTTTTAAAAAATTTCTAG
- a CDS encoding replication-associated recombination protein A, with the protein MTLVTTPLAERLRPRQLDDYVGQDKLLGPNGPLRRAILQNTIPSMILWGPPGVGKTTLALLMADATKRQFHNLSAISSGVKDLREILSRPSGLFPPILFIDEIHRYNKSQQDALLGAVEKGQVTLIGATTENPSFEINSALLSRCQVYILEAFGEKELKELIQRAITKDQWLKEKNITFTSYDALFRLSGGDGRKLLNLLELAVLGKGEVAEIEITDEWVTEVAQQNIARYDKSGEQHYDIISAFIKSLRGSDPNGAVYWMARMIVAGEDPSFIARRMLIMASEDIGNANPTAMIMANACMQAVNVIGYPECRIILSQVAIYLATSPKSNASYMAIGDAIEAAKNTAHLPVPLHLRNAPTKLMKQIGYGKDYKYSHDYEGNFAKQAFLPEELKGKKFFEPGPNSREEEIRKKLQMWWGDWYGY; encoded by the coding sequence ATGACTTTGGTAACTACACCACTCGCCGAACGTCTCCGTCCACGACAACTGGATGACTATGTTGGTCAGGATAAGTTATTAGGCCCGAATGGCCCGCTTCGAAGGGCTATACTTCAGAATACCATTCCTTCCATGATTTTGTGGGGTCCTCCCGGCGTAGGTAAAACTACATTGGCATTGCTCATGGCCGATGCCACCAAAAGGCAATTCCATAATTTAAGTGCGATCAGCTCAGGCGTGAAGGATCTGAGAGAAATTCTTTCCCGTCCATCCGGGTTATTCCCACCCATTCTTTTTATTGACGAAATTCACCGGTATAATAAAAGCCAGCAGGATGCATTGCTTGGTGCCGTGGAAAAAGGGCAGGTTACTTTAATTGGGGCTACAACAGAAAATCCTTCCTTTGAGATAAATTCTGCACTTCTCTCCCGCTGTCAGGTTTATATTCTGGAAGCATTTGGAGAAAAGGAATTAAAGGAACTTATTCAGCGGGCGATTACGAAGGACCAGTGGTTAAAAGAAAAAAATATCACTTTTACATCCTATGATGCTTTGTTTCGGTTATCGGGCGGTGATGGGCGAAAGCTGCTTAATCTGCTGGAATTAGCTGTTTTAGGAAAAGGAGAAGTAGCCGAAATTGAAATAACGGATGAGTGGGTAACCGAAGTTGCCCAACAAAACATTGCTCGTTATGACAAATCCGGCGAGCAGCATTATGATATTATTTCAGCATTTATTAAATCATTGCGCGGAAGTGATCCTAATGGTGCTGTTTACTGGATGGCACGTATGATTGTAGCAGGTGAAGACCCATCATTTATAGCCAGAAGAATGCTTATTATGGCATCCGAAGATATTGGAAATGCGAATCCAACTGCGATGATTATGGCCAATGCGTGTATGCAGGCAGTAAATGTGATCGGTTATCCTGAATGCCGTATCATACTTTCCCAGGTTGCGATTTATCTGGCCACTTCTCCGAAGAGCAATGCCAGTTATATGGCCATTGGTGATGCTATTGAAGCTGCCAAAAATACCGCTCATTTGCCCGTACCACTTCATTTACGTAATGCACCAACTAAACTGATGAAACAAATTGGTTACGGAAAGGATTACAAGTATTCACACGACTATGAAGGGAATTTCGCTAAACAAGCTTTTTTACCAGAAGAATTAAAAGGGAAGAAATTTTTTGAACCTGGGCCTAATTCAAGAGAAGAAGAAATCCGCAAGAAATTACAAATGTGGTGGGGAGACTGGTACGGCTATTAG
- the ade gene encoding adenine deaminase encodes MNVNLINLFDKTIQEVEISIQEQLISRIEIIGAENPALSYILPGFVDAHVHIESSMLTPVQFARLAVVHGTVATVSDPHEIANVNGVAGVEFMIEDSRRVPFKFCFGAPSCVPATVFETAGAIVSPDDIRDLLAKDEIGYLAEVMNFPGVLNGDPDMIAKINWAKHFNKPIDGHAPGLRGEAAKKYAEAGMTTDHECFTYDEAREKIDYGMKILIREGSAARNFDALIPLLAEFPDQIMFCSDDKHPDNLVEGHINVLVKRSLELGHDLWNILRAACLNPVLHYKLPVGLLRENDFADFIVIDNPTEFNIQQTWLNGEVVAENNKSNFPDLRSSHINQFNCNIKSPADFQCFANKVSSGIRVIEALEGQLITNELIEDILVKNGLIVSDTERDILKITVVNRYQNSEPAIAFIKNFGIKTGAIASSVAHDSHNIIAVGCDDESISEAVNLIIEAKGGVAAVGNGEKHLLELPIAGLMSDKDGYLVAESYTRLDQFVKTTLQSTLKSPYMTLSFMALLVIPSLKLSDKGLFNGEKFEFISLSV; translated from the coding sequence ATGAACGTAAATCTTATTAATCTTTTTGATAAAACCATTCAGGAAGTTGAAATTTCTATTCAGGAGCAACTCATAAGCCGGATAGAGATTATTGGAGCTGAAAATCCTGCATTATCTTACATTCTCCCTGGATTTGTAGATGCCCATGTACACATTGAAAGTTCTATGCTGACACCAGTTCAATTTGCCCGTCTGGCTGTTGTCCACGGAACGGTTGCTACTGTTTCTGATCCGCATGAAATTGCCAATGTAAACGGTGTGGCCGGAGTGGAATTCATGATCGAAGACAGCAGGCGTGTTCCTTTCAAATTTTGTTTTGGCGCTCCCTCCTGCGTTCCTGCTACAGTTTTTGAAACAGCAGGTGCTATTGTGAGTCCGGATGATATCCGGGACCTTTTAGCAAAAGACGAAATTGGCTATCTGGCGGAAGTGATGAATTTTCCTGGTGTCCTGAACGGAGATCCCGACATGATTGCTAAAATCAATTGGGCAAAACATTTTAACAAACCTATTGACGGCCATGCACCGGGATTACGTGGCGAAGCTGCAAAAAAATATGCAGAGGCCGGCATGACGACCGATCATGAATGTTTTACTTATGACGAAGCACGTGAAAAAATAGATTATGGAATGAAAATCCTTATCAGGGAAGGTAGTGCCGCCAGAAATTTTGATGCACTTATTCCGCTTCTAGCCGAATTCCCGGATCAGATCATGTTCTGTTCCGACGACAAACATCCTGACAATCTGGTAGAAGGACATATCAATGTATTGGTAAAAAGGTCACTGGAACTTGGCCACGATTTGTGGAATATCCTTCGCGCCGCCTGTTTAAACCCGGTTTTGCATTATAAACTCCCGGTTGGCCTGTTAAGGGAAAACGACTTTGCTGATTTTATTGTCATTGATAATCCGACTGAATTCAACATTCAACAAACCTGGCTGAACGGAGAAGTGGTTGCTGAAAATAATAAATCCAACTTTCCTGACCTTCGCAGTAGTCACATTAACCAGTTTAATTGTAATATAAAAAGTCCGGCTGATTTTCAGTGTTTTGCAAATAAAGTTTCATCAGGAATAAGGGTAATTGAGGCACTGGAAGGTCAACTGATTACAAACGAATTAATTGAAGATATTTTAGTAAAAAATGGATTAATCGTTTCTGACACGGAACGAGATATTTTGAAAATTACGGTCGTCAACCGATATCAAAATTCTGAACCGGCAATTGCATTTATCAAAAATTTTGGCATAAAAACAGGGGCAATTGCCTCATCAGTTGCACACGACTCACACAATATTATTGCAGTAGGATGTGACGACGAAAGTATCAGCGAAGCTGTAAATTTGATCATTGAAGCAAAAGGTGGGGTTGCTGCAGTTGGAAACGGAGAAAAACATTTGCTGGAACTGCCCATTGCGGGTTTAATGAGTGATAAGGATGGTTATCTTGTAGCGGAATCTTATACAAGGCTTGATCAGTTTGTGAAGACCACTTTACAATCAACGCTTAAATCTCCATATATGACTTTGTCTTTTATGGCTTTGCTGGTGATTCCTTCTTTGAAACTAAGCGACAAAGGATTGTTTAATGGAGAGAAATTTGAGTTTATATCTCTATCAGTATAA
- a CDS encoding aldo/keto reductase, translating into MEYRQLGASGLKVPVLSFGTGTFGGGGEFFKAWGNTQADEASHLVNLCLDAGLNLFDTADVYSQGLSEEILGKAVIGLRDKILLSTKATFKMGDGPNDYGSSRFHLIKSCEDSLRRLKTDYIDIYHMHGFDGNTPVEETLSALDDLVISGKIRYIACSNFSGWHLMKSLSVSEKYGWSRYIAHQAHYSLLSRELEWELMPLGLDQKVGTIVWSPLSAGRLGGKYRRNQPIPTESRIAQGGGEGPELAEDFFYQIIDTLDEIAEETEKSVAQVALNWVLQRPTVCNVVIGARNEEQLKQNLGAVGWNLTLEQVKKLDAASEREPVYPYWHQRKNVALNPIPDFYKKL; encoded by the coding sequence ATGGAATACAGGCAATTGGGAGCATCGGGACTTAAAGTGCCCGTTTTAAGTTTTGGAACAGGCACTTTTGGAGGTGGTGGTGAATTTTTTAAGGCATGGGGAAATACACAGGCCGACGAAGCAAGCCATTTGGTTAATCTTTGTCTGGACGCTGGGCTAAATTTGTTTGATACTGCGGATGTTTATTCACAAGGTCTTTCGGAAGAAATTTTGGGTAAAGCAGTGATCGGATTGAGGGACAAAATCCTTTTATCTACCAAGGCGACTTTCAAAATGGGTGATGGGCCGAACGATTACGGTTCTTCCAGGTTTCATTTGATCAAGTCCTGTGAAGATAGCCTGAGAAGATTAAAAACCGATTATATTGATATTTACCACATGCATGGATTCGACGGTAATACACCCGTTGAGGAAACGCTGAGCGCACTGGATGATCTCGTTATAAGTGGAAAGATACGGTACATTGCATGCTCCAACTTTTCCGGTTGGCATTTGATGAAATCCTTGTCAGTTTCCGAAAAATATGGCTGGTCCAGATACATTGCACACCAGGCGCACTACTCACTTCTAAGCCGTGAACTTGAATGGGAACTGATGCCGTTAGGACTGGATCAAAAGGTAGGTACAATAGTATGGAGCCCATTGTCGGCAGGGAGACTGGGCGGAAAATACCGTAGAAATCAGCCAATTCCGACAGAGAGCAGAATTGCACAGGGTGGAGGAGAAGGGCCGGAACTTGCAGAGGATTTCTTTTATCAAATCATTGATACACTAGACGAAATTGCGGAAGAAACAGAAAAATCCGTGGCTCAGGTTGCACTGAACTGGGTATTGCAAAGGCCGACTGTATGCAATGTTGTAATTGGTGCAAGAAATGAAGAACAGTTGAAACAAAATTTGGGAGCTGTTGGATGGAACCTGACGCTGGAACAGGTCAAAAAGCTGGATGCAGCAAGTGAAAGAGAGCCTGTGTATCCATATTGGCACCAGAGAAAAAATGTTGCACTCAATCCCATCCCTGATTTTTATAAAAAATTGTAA
- a CDS encoding T9SS type A sorting domain-containing protein, with translation MKTFIRLFYQQSFTFKFKADSFSVLLPLLLLILFPISFSFAQQPVKRIYATGSTMIGGLGTSANDNQAKDGDISTASVLSVNLVGARYQRVQFPAAVTNKPIHIKIGSGVSLLALLPTITVQAYNGGDTDGSFFSTDYRVGSAKVLSGSSLLHLLNGTNTYEYIYTPSTTLAYDRVRVSFGAVVIGSTSISFYDAYYEEAETGAIACDNYVDVLSGSTGSLVSGLTTTVSDPANAVNGNESDYAQITAVAAIAEYSYLKVLYPGTSRTGDVVKVLLENPANLLSLGLLDEVGVYTYRGDTLVDSKADASLLSLQLLSGSTKGYVTFASSGKFDRIEIRVGGLLNVLGFLRVYEIQRIAPAPTVTTPNLSVYSGNTASLLATVSAGDGVIWTPSGSTSNPYITPALTSNTSYDVQASRTGCTNRSAVATAQITILNEPTFTNPASLVEGKLYNAGSGKQIVISGEPGSNYQFSNAVGLPAGLILNPNGTITGTPGPGTGTGLPVAFNATVFDQTLNKVVFSEQNFSVTIYVELALTGGEYAPAYVGQTSYSSGLNSITNSESEGGKGAAFYTYSLTNPLGRTSATGLPPNFSLSSAGVLSTSVPITSEKADTYTFDIYITDGIQQDVATFTFIIAASPLPVTLSLFKAVKEEQSASLTWITTSESNSEGFDIERSRNGKEWLKIGYQLAKGESTSSANYYFTDNSPSEGENLYRLKMKDHDGTFAYSRIESLNFGKNETVKIYPNPVLNTEKLEIGVNDWNQIKSVRIVHASGKVVFESDNSQTTGIRTNNLTPGLYIVQILYKNGKKDTSNFIKL, from the coding sequence ATGAAAACTTTTATCAGGTTATTTTATCAACAATCTTTTACTTTTAAATTTAAGGCTGATTCTTTTTCTGTTTTATTGCCACTTTTGCTTTTAATATTATTTCCAATTTCATTTTCCTTCGCTCAGCAGCCCGTAAAGAGAATTTATGCAACCGGTTCCACTATGATTGGTGGATTGGGAACTTCAGCAAATGATAATCAAGCAAAAGACGGTGACATCTCAACTGCATCTGTATTATCAGTTAATTTAGTAGGCGCGAGGTATCAGCGGGTACAATTTCCGGCAGCTGTTACAAATAAGCCGATCCATATAAAAATTGGTTCCGGAGTTTCCTTGCTTGCCTTATTGCCAACAATTACTGTTCAGGCTTATAATGGAGGTGACACAGACGGGTCATTTTTTTCAACCGATTACAGGGTAGGATCCGCAAAGGTGCTTTCAGGAAGTAGTTTGTTGCATCTTTTAAATGGAACCAATACATACGAATATATTTATACACCATCTACCACGCTGGCATATGACCGTGTACGCGTTTCTTTTGGCGCAGTAGTTATAGGCTCAACATCTATCAGTTTCTATGACGCTTATTATGAAGAAGCTGAAACTGGTGCTATTGCATGCGACAATTATGTGGATGTACTTTCCGGTTCAACGGGAAGTTTGGTTTCCGGCCTTACTACCACCGTCTCAGACCCCGCCAACGCTGTTAACGGAAATGAAAGTGATTATGCACAAATTACCGCAGTTGCAGCTATTGCAGAATATTCATATCTAAAAGTTTTGTATCCTGGTACTTCACGTACAGGTGATGTTGTAAAAGTTTTACTGGAAAATCCTGCTAATCTGCTAAGCTTAGGGCTATTAGACGAAGTTGGAGTTTATACTTACCGTGGCGATACATTAGTAGACAGCAAAGCGGATGCCAGCTTATTGAGTCTTCAGCTCTTATCGGGTTCAACAAAAGGGTATGTCACTTTTGCCAGTTCAGGGAAATTTGACAGAATAGAGATCCGGGTGGGGGGATTGTTAAATGTATTAGGCTTTCTAAGGGTATATGAAATCCAGCGCATTGCACCGGCACCAACGGTAACAACACCAAACTTATCCGTATACAGTGGAAATACAGCTTCCTTATTAGCAACAGTAAGTGCTGGTGACGGAGTAATATGGACACCATCCGGCAGTACCAGCAATCCATATATTACTCCTGCTTTAACCAGTAATACTTCCTACGACGTTCAGGCGTCACGGACTGGCTGTACAAACAGGTCAGCTGTGGCGACTGCTCAGATTACCATACTAAACGAACCGACTTTTACCAATCCTGCCAGTTTGGTTGAGGGTAAATTGTATAATGCGGGTTCTGGTAAACAAATCGTAATTTCAGGCGAACCGGGCAGCAATTATCAATTTTCGAATGCTGTTGGATTACCAGCCGGATTGATATTAAATCCAAATGGTACCATTACTGGTACTCCAGGGCCAGGAACCGGGACGGGCTTGCCGGTGGCATTTAATGCAACAGTTTTTGATCAAACTTTAAATAAGGTCGTTTTTTCAGAACAAAATTTTTCGGTAACAATTTACGTGGAGCTGGCTTTAACCGGAGGTGAGTATGCACCTGCATATGTTGGACAGACCTCATACTCCAGTGGATTGAACAGCATAACAAATTCTGAATCTGAAGGGGGAAAAGGAGCCGCTTTTTATACCTATTCATTAACTAATCCATTGGGAAGGACTTCGGCGACCGGCCTTCCGCCAAATTTTAGCCTGAGTTCGGCAGGAGTATTAAGTACTTCCGTTCCGATAACAAGCGAGAAAGCGGATACTTATACCTTTGATATTTATATAACTGACGGGATTCAGCAGGATGTTGCAACTTTTACATTTATAATTGCTGCAAGTCCTCTTCCGGTCACATTAAGTTTGTTTAAAGCAGTAAAGGAGGAGCAAAGTGCTTCATTGACGTGGATTACTACATCAGAATCTAACAGCGAAGGATTTGATATTGAACGCAGCCGTAATGGAAAGGAATGGTTGAAAATTGGATACCAGCTTGCTAAAGGAGAAAGTACTTCATCGGCAAATTACTATTTTACCGACAATTCACCTTCCGAAGGTGAAAATCTTTATCGCTTAAAGATGAAAGATCATGACGGTACCTTTGCATATAGTCGTATTGAAAGCCTTAATTTCGGTAAGAATGAGACAGTTAAAATTTACCCGAATCCTGTTCTGAATACTGAAAAACTCGAAATAGGGGTAAATGACTGGAATCAGATCAAATCGGTCAGGATAGTTCATGCATCAGGTAAAGTGGTATTTGAATCAGATAATTCACAGACTACCGGTATTAGAACCAATAACCTGACTCCCGGACTTTATATTGTTCAGATTCTATACAAGAACGGTAAGAAGGATACAAGCAATTTTATAAAACTATAA
- a CDS encoding RNA polymerase sigma factor, with translation MAHLRYKQEEELNFWDQFRKGDENAYACLYRSYVHILYQYCSQFTIDKPLIKDCIHDLFVELWKNRATLGDTTSVRFYLMASIKRKLVRHLNAQQKHTSNEDIPVEYWHIHTPSHEHQLISEEEFEATNQHLNVAINGLPRRQREAIFLKFYMNLNNHEIADLMKINIQSVYNLVFGALGNLKKQMTLERLTF, from the coding sequence ATGGCTCACCTGCGCTACAAACAAGAAGAAGAACTCAATTTCTGGGATCAGTTCAGAAAAGGCGACGAAAATGCTTATGCATGCCTTTACCGCTCTTACGTCCACATTCTTTATCAGTATTGTTCACAGTTCACGATTGACAAGCCACTGATTAAAGATTGTATTCACGATCTATTTGTTGAATTATGGAAAAACCGGGCGACATTGGGTGACACCACTTCCGTCCGTTTTTATTTGATGGCCTCTATTAAAAGAAAACTGGTCCGTCATTTAAATGCGCAGCAAAAACACACAAGCAACGAGGATATTCCAGTTGAGTACTGGCATATTCACACACCATCTCACGAACACCAGCTTATTTCAGAAGAAGAATTTGAGGCTACTAATCAGCATTTAAACGTAGCAATCAATGGTTTACCCCGCCGTCAGCGAGAAGCAATCTTCCTGAAATTTTACATGAATCTTAACAACCACGAAATTGCTGATCTGATGAAAATTAACATCCAGTCGGTTTATAACCTGGTTTTTGGCGCATTAGGAAATCTGAAAAAACAAATGACCTTAGAAAGATTAACGTTCTAA